The Cohnella abietis genome has a segment encoding these proteins:
- a CDS encoding sugar transferase, which yields MKKIAHVCTSATSHKILVDKLELLRNNGYDVHLISSSEGYIDEVVAGTNLKLHIIPMNRQIRPWDDLKSTWQLRRLFKKEKFDIVHTHTAKAGVLGRIAAKLAGIPLILHTSHGLPFFEGQSRKAFHLYRLLEAIGARFCHALSSQNREDIPKLRTLAPNKPVFWEGNGVDLDKLTKEQHKITDPSLSLLRTAYEIPPERGVLLMAARFEPVKNHAMLLSALSSLKSKDQLSFITLLAGKGPLESTIKQQISELGLNNDVLMIGHQSPLYQHLKLADAVVLTSDKEGIPRIVMEAMAFSKPVIATNALGTRELVKHEKTGELIPLGRADLLADSLMRVMNDVDLRQRMGKEAREVIKSEYTEQLVVQRLSAMYKELDPAAGKGLLSWRDRRRRAFVKRAFDLAVSVPALIVLSPVYLLTALLVRLKLGSPVLFKQERPGLYGKPFHVFKFRTMTDKRDASGQLLPDGVRLTAFGQLLRRLSLDELPQLLNVVKGDMSLVGPRPLLMEYLDLYTSDQARRHDVRPGITGWAQVNGRNAISWEEKFRLDCWYVDRQSFLLDLRIVMLTALKVVRREGIAQEGHATVGKFTGARTMEGSS from the coding sequence TCCGATGAACCGGCAAATACGTCCTTGGGATGATCTGAAGTCCACTTGGCAGCTTCGACGTCTTTTCAAGAAGGAAAAATTCGATATCGTCCATACGCACACGGCGAAGGCTGGCGTCCTAGGAAGAATAGCAGCAAAGCTGGCAGGCATTCCGCTTATCCTTCATACGAGTCATGGTTTACCCTTCTTCGAGGGGCAATCTAGAAAGGCATTTCATCTATATCGGTTATTAGAGGCAATCGGCGCGAGATTCTGTCATGCCCTGTCCTCCCAGAACCGTGAGGATATACCGAAGCTGCGCACGCTAGCTCCAAACAAGCCCGTATTCTGGGAAGGCAACGGTGTTGATCTGGACAAGCTTACTAAGGAGCAGCACAAAATAACCGATCCATCCTTATCGCTACTGAGGACGGCATATGAAATACCGCCTGAGCGCGGTGTGCTACTGATGGCAGCGCGGTTCGAGCCAGTGAAGAACCATGCCATGCTGCTGTCAGCATTGAGCAGCTTAAAGTCGAAAGATCAGCTGAGCTTTATTACCCTGTTGGCAGGCAAGGGGCCGTTAGAGTCAACGATTAAGCAACAGATTAGTGAGCTTGGACTGAACAATGACGTTCTAATGATTGGGCATCAATCACCACTCTATCAACACCTGAAGTTAGCTGATGCTGTCGTTCTGACCTCCGATAAGGAGGGAATTCCCCGGATTGTAATGGAAGCAATGGCTTTCAGCAAGCCCGTTATTGCGACTAATGCACTGGGGACACGAGAGCTAGTAAAGCATGAGAAGACCGGAGAACTGATTCCATTAGGGAGAGCAGATTTGCTAGCAGATTCCTTAATGAGAGTGATGAACGATGTAGATCTGAGACAGCGAATGGGCAAGGAAGCTAGAGAGGTTATTAAGAGCGAATATACCGAACAGCTTGTTGTCCAACGGCTAAGCGCGATGTATAAGGAGCTTGATCCAGCAGCAGGCAAGGGACTTCTCTCTTGGAGGGATCGTCGTAGGAGAGCATTCGTCAAACGTGCCTTCGATCTTGCTGTTTCCGTTCCGGCCCTAATAGTTCTATCACCTGTCTATTTGCTTACAGCTTTACTAGTGAGATTAAAGCTAGGCTCACCTGTACTGTTTAAGCAGGAGCGGCCTGGATTATATGGTAAACCGTTTCACGTATTTAAGTTCCGAACGATGACGGACAAGAGGGATGCTTCGGGTCAATTGCTTCCTGATGGGGTTAGGCTGACAGCTTTCGGACAGCTACTGAGGCGATTAAGCCTAGACGAGCTGCCTCAATTGTTGAATGTCGTCAAAGGAGACATGAGTCTCGTCGGACCACGACCCTTATTAATGGAATATTTAGATTTATATACATCTGATCAGGCTAGGCGGCACGATGTTCGTCCGGGAATAACCGGCTGGGCACAGGTGAATGGACGCAACGCCATTTCCTGGGAGGAAAAATTCCGGCTAGATTGCTGGTACGTTGATAGGCAATCGTTCCTGCTAGATTTGAGAATTGTGATGCTGACTGCTCTAAAAGTAGTTAGGAGAGAAGGAATTGCACAGGAAGGCCATGCTACGGTTGGCAAATTTACAGGAGCTAGAACAATGGAGGGATCCTCATGA
- a CDS encoding secondary thiamine-phosphate synthase enzyme YjbQ yields the protein MLLRESLRTSKRDEMIDITRKVMSLVAKHGMQEGFVIVYSPHTTAGITINENADPDVKLDVLMRLDEVYPWNHPKYRHAEGNTASHLKAITTGTSQTIIVTGGKLLLGRWQGIYFCEFDGPRNREYLLKFVEG from the coding sequence ATGCTATTACGAGAATCTCTGCGCACATCCAAGCGTGACGAAATGATTGATATTACTAGGAAGGTCATGTCTCTCGTAGCTAAGCACGGCATGCAGGAGGGGTTCGTTATTGTATATAGTCCTCACACGACAGCAGGTATTACGATTAATGAAAATGCTGATCCGGACGTCAAATTAGACGTACTCATGCGACTAGATGAAGTGTACCCTTGGAATCATCCCAAATATAGACACGCAGAGGGAAATACGGCTTCCCATCTTAAAGCGATTACAACCGGCACCTCGCAAACCATTATAGTAACCGGCGGAAAATTGCTATTGGGACGTTGGCAAGGGATTTACTTCTGTGAGTTCGACGGACCTCGGAATCGTGAATACCTGCTTAAATTTGTTGAGGGTTGA
- a CDS encoding VanZ family protein — MWWEVVFIRRTSKYFLLLPVFLWCLLIFTLSQQTYSEQSIVPFLHKVAPKEVIAGYLPDMTIHYNGATIVARQDPYRFVEFLFRKGSHLGVYMVLAAAAAYAFMAIPALRVKGWAVPSAVVGFTLLVSILDERLQSASGMRTPAIQDVIIDLVGATGGLLIATGTKRWWVNRKGRRENKEQPRGKEG; from the coding sequence ATGTGGTGGGAAGTGGTCTTCATACGGCGAACTTCTAAATATTTTCTTCTATTACCTGTATTCCTGTGGTGTCTGTTGATTTTCACTCTGTCTCAGCAGACTTACTCGGAGCAAAGCATTGTGCCTTTCTTGCATAAGGTTGCGCCAAAGGAGGTGATTGCGGGATATTTACCTGACATGACGATTCATTATAACGGCGCTACAATCGTTGCCCGGCAAGATCCTTACCGATTCGTTGAGTTTTTGTTTCGCAAAGGTTCCCATCTTGGCGTCTATATGGTTTTGGCAGCAGCAGCAGCTTATGCCTTTATGGCTATTCCCGCATTACGGGTAAAAGGATGGGCTGTTCCGTCAGCAGTAGTTGGGTTTACGTTACTCGTGAGCATCTTAGATGAGAGACTGCAATCCGCATCGGGAATGCGTACCCCAGCGATACAGGATGTCATTATCGACTTAGTAGGTGCTACCGGGGGCTTGTTGATTGCAACAGGAACGAAACGATGGTGGGTGAATCGGAAGGGACGTCGGGAAAACAAAGAGCAACCACGTGGAAAGGAAGGATGA
- a CDS encoding YigZ family protein, whose translation MLPRYTTVREYGSEEIVIKKSRFIGHAKPVETEEEAVAFIEELKKKYWNATHNCSAYLIGERDQFQKALDDGEPSGTAGKPILEVIKHRGMKNVVVVVTRYFGGIMLGAGGLVRAYTDGAVAGIDAAQPIVKVLHREVIVDVDYTWYGKLENVLRERGFRVGEVLFTDRVRVQCLPEAEEAERFQDWITDVTQGQAVLEIGEETYFIEGE comes from the coding sequence ATGCTACCACGTTATACAACAGTAAGAGAATATGGCAGTGAAGAAATCGTAATTAAGAAATCCCGTTTCATCGGTCACGCTAAGCCTGTTGAGACCGAAGAAGAAGCGGTTGCTTTCATAGAGGAATTAAAGAAGAAATATTGGAATGCCACACACAACTGCTCAGCTTACTTAATCGGAGAGCGGGATCAATTCCAGAAAGCGCTGGATGACGGCGAGCCTAGCGGAACAGCAGGGAAACCTATTCTTGAAGTCATCAAGCATCGCGGCATGAAAAATGTAGTCGTCGTAGTAACCCGTTATTTTGGCGGCATTATGCTAGGTGCTGGTGGTTTAGTTCGGGCATATACGGATGGTGCGGTTGCTGGTATTGATGCTGCACAACCAATTGTAAAAGTGCTGCATCGTGAGGTTATAGTCGATGTAGATTATACCTGGTACGGTAAGCTTGAAAATGTGCTGCGAGAAAGAGGCTTCCGAGTCGGTGAGGTTCTTTTTACCGATCGTGTACGAGTACAATGCCTGCCCGAAGCAGAAGAGGCGGAACGCTTTCAGGATTGGATTACCGATGTGACACAAGGCCAGGCAGTATTAGAGATCGGCGAGGAAACCTATTTTATCGAAGGCGAATAA
- the galU gene encoding UTP--glucose-1-phosphate uridylyltransferase GalU yields MKVRKAIIPAAGLGTRFLPATKAQPKEMLPIVDKPTIQYIVEEAIASGIEDILIISGRGKRAIEDHFDKSFELEETLGKKGKNKELEQIRSISEMANIHYIRQKEPKGLGHAIWCARSFVGNEPFAVLLGDDIVQSTEPCLKQLIRVFSRYNSSVVGVQRVSDEDVSKYGIIAPRGSSIEPSVFFLDSLVEKPTRKAAPSNYAIMGRYVLMPEIFDILEVQEPGAGGEIQLTDAIKRLNELKTVVAYNFEGLRYDVGDKFGFIRATLDFALEREDLRDDVLGYIQATYEQQLAFLNKVAK; encoded by the coding sequence ATGAAAGTGCGTAAAGCGATTATTCCGGCCGCAGGCCTTGGAACGAGATTTCTTCCCGCAACTAAGGCGCAGCCCAAAGAGATGCTGCCGATTGTAGATAAGCCGACCATTCAATATATCGTTGAAGAGGCGATTGCTTCTGGCATCGAGGATATCCTCATTATTAGCGGACGAGGCAAGCGGGCGATTGAAGATCATTTTGACAAATCGTTCGAGCTGGAAGAGACGCTTGGCAAGAAGGGTAAGAACAAGGAATTGGAGCAAATTCGCTCGATTTCCGAGATGGCCAACATCCATTATATCCGGCAAAAGGAGCCTAAGGGACTGGGGCATGCCATCTGGTGTGCACGTAGCTTCGTAGGCAATGAACCATTCGCCGTGCTGCTGGGTGACGATATCGTGCAATCAACTGAGCCCTGCCTTAAGCAGCTAATTCGTGTATTTTCTCGTTATAATTCCTCAGTCGTTGGGGTGCAGCGGGTCAGTGACGAGGACGTATCCAAATATGGGATTATCGCCCCTCGCGGTTCATCCATTGAGCCGTCGGTTTTCTTCTTGGATTCTCTGGTTGAGAAGCCGACGCGTAAAGCCGCACCGTCAAACTACGCCATTATGGGACGTTACGTCCTTATGCCTGAAATCTTTGACATTTTAGAGGTTCAGGAGCCGGGAGCGGGTGGAGAGATTCAATTAACTGATGCTATTAAGCGGTTGAACGAGCTCAAGACGGTCGTTGCTTACAATTTCGAAGGCTTACGGTATGACGTTGGCGATAAGTTTGGCTTTATTCGCGCCACGCTAGACTTTGCATTGGAGCGCGAGGATCTGAGAGACGACGTGTTGGGATACATCCAGGCAACTTACGAGCAGCAGCTCGCATTCTTGAATAAGGTGGCGAAATAG
- a CDS encoding aminotransferase class I/II-fold pyridoxal phosphate-dependent enzyme, with product MITEQQSRIYLSPPHLGEKELEFVREAFNTNWIAPLGPNVEGFEKDIVSYTGCNGALALSSGTSAIHLALRLAGVGSGDLVFVSSLTFVASVNPVLYLGAEPVLIDSDEETWNMSSQALERAFTSAARRGKFPKALIVVNLYGQSADMDPIMELCNRYGVPVIEDAAESLGATYKGRASGTIGQYGIYSFNGNKIITTSGGGMLISQDEVALDRARHWATQARDPASHYEHTQLGYNYRLSNVLAGVGRGQLEVLNERVEARRAVYKRYEDAFSKIKGFKLMPEAAYGQSTRWLTALTINPEAAGVTADELIEALAAENIEARPVWKPMHRQPLLQGCAYYPHSENESVSDRLFEQGICLPSGSSLTIRDQDRVIACIEERIRGWRFRHESA from the coding sequence ATGATTACAGAGCAACAGTCCCGTATTTATTTGTCCCCGCCGCATTTGGGCGAGAAGGAATTGGAATTTGTTCGAGAGGCTTTCAATACGAATTGGATTGCTCCCTTAGGACCGAATGTCGAGGGGTTCGAGAAGGATATCGTTTCTTACACAGGCTGCAACGGAGCACTTGCGCTAAGCTCCGGTACCTCGGCCATCCATCTCGCGCTGCGATTAGCCGGTGTAGGCTCTGGCGATCTTGTATTCGTCTCCTCGCTGACTTTCGTAGCTAGCGTGAACCCGGTTTTGTATTTGGGTGCAGAGCCGGTGCTAATTGACTCTGATGAAGAAACTTGGAATATGTCCTCGCAAGCGTTGGAGCGAGCGTTCACTAGCGCGGCTCGGAGGGGTAAGTTTCCTAAAGCGTTAATTGTCGTTAACCTATACGGACAAAGCGCGGATATGGACCCCATTATGGAGCTATGCAATCGATATGGAGTACCTGTTATCGAGGATGCAGCCGAATCACTGGGTGCGACTTATAAAGGAAGAGCGAGTGGTACGATCGGCCAATATGGCATCTATTCGTTTAACGGCAACAAAATCATTACAACCTCAGGCGGCGGAATGCTAATCTCTCAGGATGAGGTGGCGTTAGATAGAGCAAGACATTGGGCAACTCAGGCGCGCGACCCTGCTAGCCATTATGAGCACACCCAGCTGGGCTACAATTATCGGCTAAGTAACGTGCTTGCTGGCGTAGGACGCGGACAGCTCGAGGTTCTGAATGAACGAGTTGAAGCGCGGCGTGCCGTCTACAAGCGGTATGAAGATGCGTTCTCAAAGATTAAAGGCTTCAAGCTTATGCCCGAAGCCGCTTATGGTCAGTCTACTAGATGGCTCACAGCACTAACTATTAATCCAGAAGCAGCAGGTGTGACAGCAGATGAGCTTATAGAGGCATTAGCTGCTGAAAATATTGAGGCAAGACCAGTATGGAAGCCGATGCACAGACAGCCTCTGCTTCAAGGATGCGCTTATTATCCTCATTCTGAAAATGAGAGCGTCTCTGATCGGTTATTCGAGCAAGGAATATGCTTACCGTCAGGCTCAAGCTTGACCATTCGTGATCAGGATAGAGTTATCGCTTGTATTGAAGAGCGTATTAGAGGATGGAGGTTCCGACATGAAAGTGCGTAA
- a CDS encoding acetyltransferase, translating to MTEKVQWLIIIGSGGHGKVAADAAVASGRYRVAAFADDKYESDRIKGGILHAPLASIQSLLNQIEDARVVVAVGTNSIRMQIVKRLNLPEEKYATIIHPKAVISPSAKIGHGSVIFAGAVLNADAVIGQHAIVNSNAVVEHDCVIGDFVHISPAVAMAGGVHIEMGAHIGIGACLIPGVSVGAWSTLGAGAVAIRDVPADCTAVGVPASHIRAKNGLVPSVHLKLAGG from the coding sequence ATGACAGAGAAGGTACAATGGCTCATTATTATCGGCTCGGGCGGTCACGGTAAGGTTGCGGCAGATGCTGCTGTAGCCTCCGGTCGCTATCGAGTCGCAGCATTCGCTGATGACAAATATGAATCAGACCGGATTAAAGGCGGTATTCTCCACGCACCACTGGCTTCTATTCAATCCTTGCTCAACCAGATTGAGGATGCACGAGTTGTTGTAGCGGTTGGAACCAATTCCATCCGTATGCAGATAGTCAAACGGCTTAATTTGCCCGAAGAGAAGTACGCCACAATCATTCATCCCAAAGCAGTCATTAGTCCAAGCGCGAAGATTGGTCATGGCAGTGTCATATTTGCCGGTGCTGTACTAAATGCAGATGCGGTTATCGGCCAACACGCGATTGTTAATTCGAATGCGGTTGTCGAGCATGACTGTGTAATCGGGGATTTCGTTCATATTTCACCAGCAGTTGCAATGGCTGGAGGTGTCCATATTGAAATGGGGGCACACATTGGAATAGGTGCTTGCCTCATTCCCGGAGTATCGGTTGGAGCATGGAGCACGCTAGGTGCAGGTGCTGTCGCCATTCGCGATGTACCAGCCGATTGCACGGCTGTAGGTGTTCCAGCTTCGCATATTCGTGCCAAAAACGGATTGGTCCCAAGTGTCCATCTGAAGCTAGCAGGCGGTTAA
- the tuaD gene encoding UDP-glucose 6-dehydrogenase TuaD: protein MQKIAVIGTGYVGLVSGTCFAEIGNRIICCDVDEVKINSLKRGVVPIYEPGLKELIDKNTAAGRLLFSSNVGEAIEASDIIYIAVGTPMSDTGEADMRYVKDVAKKIGEHLNGYKVIVNKSTVPVGTGELVRQIISNHRKYPTVHFDVVSNPEFLREGSAISDCMNMDRAVIGSTSDKAAKLIAELHAPFGTSIFQTDLESAEMIKYAANAFLATKISFINAIANICERVGADVTRVSEGMGLDSRIGGKFLQAGIGYGGSCFPKDTFALAHIADQSGYDFELLKAVIRTNDQQRLLVTDKLKQAIGSADGKRIAVLGLAFKPNTDDMRYAPSLSIIPELVELGASVRAFDPIAVESAKPLLPEEVQYFNTIEETLEGCDACIILTEWPEIVSMDLLKAKRLMKETVLIDGRNCIPQQSIQQHGFTYHSIGRRPVNVVGSGLHTANF from the coding sequence ATGCAGAAAATCGCGGTCATTGGTACGGGGTATGTGGGGCTAGTATCGGGAACTTGTTTCGCAGAGATCGGCAATCGGATCATCTGCTGCGACGTTGACGAGGTGAAGATCAATTCGCTTAAGAGAGGCGTTGTGCCCATCTATGAGCCAGGCTTAAAGGAATTGATCGATAAGAATACAGCTGCCGGACGGCTGCTCTTCTCCTCTAATGTCGGTGAAGCGATTGAAGCATCAGATATTATATACATTGCGGTAGGCACTCCTATGTCAGACACGGGTGAGGCCGATATGCGATATGTGAAGGACGTTGCTAAAAAAATCGGTGAGCATCTGAACGGATATAAGGTCATCGTTAACAAAAGCACGGTACCTGTAGGAACAGGCGAGCTTGTGCGGCAGATCATATCCAACCATCGCAAGTATCCAACTGTACATTTCGATGTCGTATCCAATCCAGAGTTTCTGCGGGAAGGATCGGCTATATCGGATTGCATGAACATGGATCGGGCCGTTATCGGCTCGACAAGTGATAAAGCAGCTAAGTTGATCGCCGAGCTTCATGCTCCGTTCGGGACGAGCATTTTCCAAACGGATCTGGAAAGCGCCGAAATGATCAAATACGCTGCTAATGCGTTTCTCGCTACGAAAATTTCTTTTATTAATGCAATAGCTAACATTTGCGAGCGGGTAGGAGCGGATGTTACTCGGGTATCTGAAGGCATGGGGCTCGACTCTCGAATCGGTGGGAAGTTTTTGCAGGCTGGGATTGGTTATGGCGGGTCTTGTTTTCCGAAGGATACATTCGCACTTGCACATATCGCGGATCAATCGGGATACGATTTCGAATTGCTGAAGGCAGTCATTCGCACGAATGATCAACAGCGCCTCCTCGTTACGGACAAGCTGAAGCAGGCCATTGGCTCTGCAGATGGGAAAAGAATCGCTGTACTGGGACTGGCATTCAAGCCGAACACGGATGATATGCGCTATGCCCCATCGCTGTCAATCATTCCAGAGCTCGTGGAACTAGGTGCAAGTGTACGTGCGTTTGATCCGATTGCGGTGGAGTCAGCCAAGCCGTTACTTCCAGAGGAGGTTCAATACTTCAACACGATAGAGGAGACGTTGGAGGGATGCGATGCTTGCATCATTCTGACTGAGTGGCCGGAGATCGTTAGTATGGATCTGCTGAAGGCGAAAAGGTTAATGAAGGAAACGGTTCTCATTGACGGACGCAATTGCATTCCGCAGCAATCTATTCAACAGCACGGCTTTACGTATCATTCCATTGGTCGCAGACCTGTCAATGTGGTGGGAAGTGGTCTTCATACGGCGAACTTCTAA